TATTTTGGTCCCATTTACATTTGTACAAACTCACGATGTTCAATGGAATTACAGGCGTAACTGAGACAAGAATTTGGCCTGACATGTTCAAGAAGATGAGAGGTCTTAAAATGACACCTGCCTGTAAATTCAAAGTTAATGCTGCCACTATGTCCCTAACTCACATCACTggggtatttttattattattaatattattacagTGGCAAGATTATTTAAAGACTAATTTAGCTGCAAAGATAGGCAGTCTTCAAGACTTCTGCCCTTTTACATTGGTGTAGAAGTGTTGTATCTTGGATTCTGTCATACTGTCTAGAAGTAAAATACCCGCAGcggacagggcactggacttgGATTCAAGGCAcatggactctgccactgactcactgtgtgatccTGGCACCTCACTTAAAGCCTCTCCATagtctctctttccccatctgtttCCATATGCAGGATAAGAATGCCTCCTCACCTTGTAGAGCACTCTGAGATCTATGAGATCTGTATCTGGGCTAAGTGGTGTTAGTGATGGCTATCTGATTTATCAAGCAATAACCAACAGCTCTGTGAATTCTAAGAGACAACAAGGTGTCAAAAATTTCTTAACCATTACAGCCACAGAATTTCCTGttacattttcagtattttgatGTTATTGTCTAAATATAATAAGCACACTTATTTTCGGAGAGAAGAGGGTGAAGCCAGATTTTCCTGCTCTTAACATGTCTTCTTATTGGTCTTGTACAGGTGCCAGTGCCTAAACAGCTAGAGTGAAACATCAGATTCTCCTGAAAGAAACAACCTGAAATAAAGACTATTCAAGTTTCACTGACACTTGTTTCAAAGGATGCTTTCTTCAGAAGCCAAGTGGTAGATAACGAACATGTGGGAACAATGCCTGTAATATGTATCTGTTTATACATTGATGAAAAGGGTGGAATGGAACAAGTCAATGCTAAAAGGATTTCCATCAGCTATCAAGTAACAACGATACCCTGGTATAATCTGTCTGCCAGTTGGATTCTAGTCTCCAGTTTGCCCAGAGGTATTtgcccagcagcagcaataacTTAACAGGTTTTACAGATTCAGTCAGTGAACTCTATTGCTTACATGGTACTTTCTGCTGTTAAATTCTCCTGCAACACATAGTGCCCTGTTGCGACTTACCTTCTTTACGCACACAACCTTCTTTTTTCACACTGCTGTATGccacagcttttttaaaaagaacacatgATTTCTATCTACACAACTTATATTTTCAGTCcagaattattttcattttttaggctgaggaaacaaacaaagagagaGCAAAAATGCCCTGACTAGGAGAGAGCACAGTCTGCATTTCTTCCAGAACAAACTGCAGTagttctgagaacaaaatggctgccatctccGCAAACAGGCAGAGTTCTTAGAAACTTAAAGCCacagtacaaagaaaaaaaagtcataatgGTTTAAAACTTCATACTCCACAGAATGTGTTCTGGCAAGTATTCTGTCTGGTTAGCATTTAAAACATGAAGCCATGAGCTGTTCTGGGAGCTGTGCGATCATTATTCCCCAGCAGATTCTCTCTGTCCTTGCTATAGCCCTGAACTGTATCGCCAACCCCATGCTTCAGACCACACATTGCAGTCACCTTCTGAGAACAGAACTGGACTGTTTCTGATGTCCTTCAATACTCCTGATGAACTGGCCAGAGTTGCTGCTCCTGAGTATTGTTAGGCTCTTGCCTTCTTCCCTCTGCTTGGGGCTCAAACTGCCTGCCCGTTTAAGGATGGCACTGAATGTCTTGCTTGCATGGCGATGGCAGTGCAGAGCTCTAGCTGGAGGTAACTGCACTCGCCCATCCTTGCACAAGCTAATGGTTTATAAATATTCTGATAGGGAAAAAGTGCTTTAATGGTCAAAGCGATAAGCCTTGATTCTGTACTATCCAAAGATAGCCTAAGCACTCACAGAACGTGCCCAGGAAAAGAGAGGTTTATTTCTGGTGTTGGGGAAAGTGTATATCCCCATCCATGTGAAATCCTCCTCAGTTTCTCTTATCTTTAATGAATCTCTTTTCTGGATGTTTTCCCTTTGCTACCAGGCATGCCGTTGTATTCCCCTTACTTCAGTCTGTTTGTACCAGCCTATCCACTCTCTCTGCTTGATTCCCTATCTGCCAACTCTCCTTTTGCTCCCCACAAAACTTCACCCCACGCAAACCAGCCTCACCAAGTCCATTAATGGCCTACTCTGCCTCTAGTAGCTAAGATGCAAGGCTGGGTCttgctcttttttcccctccttggtCTGCCTACTACTGCTGCTCAGTTCCTCCTCTTCTCGTCTGCATGTCCTTGGCCATCCAATAATCTGACTTCTTCTTTCCACAGCTCCTCTGGTTGCTCCTCATTCTTTCCTTCTCACTCAACATGATCACCAAGGCTCTACAAAAGCGTCTGCCAGCCAGCTTGTATTTCTCTTACACAATCCATGCTTCCTTCCCAAACCTTTTTTCTCTGACTCACAGCTGCATATCCTACTGCTCCCACATTGGCATAAAGAAAGCAACTGTTTCCTATCAACCCTCTCCTTTCAAATCCACTCTTTACCTTAACTGAGCTGCTGTCTGATTCCCTTTAAGGCTCTGTGGGGGCACAGGACATGCATGCAGGCAGGGAACTTGATTTACTGTTTCTAAGGTACTGTATGAATTTACAGCACGCTAAGGAATTTTTTAAACTATGATGCAACATTGCTTGTGCAAATGTTGAGAAGAAAACATAGTTTTACTTTATTTCTCATTTACAGCAGTCAAATGAAGAGAATACTCTAAGTGGGATGTGCCAGCGTTGTAGTCTCTCTTTGAACTGAAAGACTAGCAGAAAAAGGAGCATGGTCAGGCAGAGATGGGAAAAGCCAAAGCGGCTTTGAGCCACTCTTATTCAGCCCCGTTCCCAGGGGCGATTCAGGACTCACCCTTAACTGAGCAGCTTTTCAAGAGTCTGTCTGGGCAGAGTGTGTGCCTTGACCATAACTCCTAGTGCTTAGGTATCAGTGCCAGCCAGAGAGGGTGGGAGGgatggcagagctgctgcagtgacCCTATGCCATCAGCCGATCCCTACAGGAAGGGAATGCTCCCAGGGCTAGTTAAGCTGATTTTATGGCTGATCATTCTAGTGAATCAGACCCATAACGTTCATGTAAAATTTTCAGTGTGTtccgaatgtctacactgtgtAGTAACAAAGAGggggaagtatcagaggggtagccgtgttagtctgtaaaagcagcgaagaggcctgtggcaccttacagactaacagaagttttggagcatgagcttttgtgggtgaatgcatccgatgaagtgggtatttgcccatgaaagctcatgctccaaaacttctgttagtctaaggtgccacaggactctttgctgcttttaaagaggGGGAAGTGAATGAGCAATAGGAGCCGCTCTGCACTCACACAACCTGAAAGGGTGTCTaagtgtttggaaaaaaatagggCAACCCTATCCCTTCCTCTGAGGGAAGTCAAAGCAAGCAAAAGCCCATCACTCCCTTATGTGTAATCACAAGTGGGACCATATGCTAATATGGCACACAGACCACATTCATCTATGCTGCCAGTTCCTGCCTGAAAGATGCAGAAGGGGACTATATGGAGAAGAAACTGGAACATGCTATTCTCAGTAGCATCAGCACAACCCTTGCCTGTGATTTCACAACAGTTTGGAGGGGGTGTGGCCAAAGGAAAGATAGGCGGAGTCTAGGAAAGTACCAGACAAAAATGCAGGCAGGTTGCAAAACAAGTTGGCTGCTGTTCACAGCCATCAGATCCTACTGTAAGAGAGGAATGTGCAGCAGGAAAAGatcccatctctgtcccctttggAAAGCATACAAAAGCAAACACTAGGATGTATACAGCATTACCCCCATTCAAGCCCTGCTCCACTGGAGGACTGGTTTGTTTCAGAGTAAAGATTCACTTACCGTTGAAGTTCATCTACATTGGACTGAGCATCATGGTATGAAGAGCTATTAGTGCCTTGTAGATTTCTCTAGTTAGTGCAGTCATGGCTGGTGTCATGCCATTCACAGGGTTCAGCTCTGAATGGTGGTGTCAGGATGCATATCACATCTCCATCCTTTTTCTTCAAAGAGTTACATACATTATCACATCTTCTACTTGCTGTCTCCTACCTCAACCCTAATGGGATTGTGCTACTTTTTCCACTGCCTAGACCTCTGCAAACTCCTTATTTTCATTAGGGTTGGGAAAGGTAACTGAGCCCATCTCCCACACTTTTCTGATAGCCACTTAATAGTTCCTGccaatcaggggtggctccaggccccagcacgccaagcgcatgcttgaggctgcatgccgtgggggggtgctctgccagcgccatgaaggcagcaggcaggcttcCCTCGGTGGCGTGCctacggagggtctgctggtcctgtggcttcggcaggtccgctgaagctgcgggaccagcggaccctccacaggcaaaccgccaaaggcagcctgcttggggcggcaaaaaccctagagctgcccctgctgccagccaTATTTGGGTGGGGTGTAGCTTCTTCTAAAAATCCAACAATGCATGCCCCACTTTTGAGTTGTGTCCTCCTTTAAGGGCCCAATGGATTCTGCTAAGGCCAGAAGTAGGATCAAACTTCAAGGAGAAGGGGTTGTTCTAGGCtttgtgccccacccccacaaaaccCAGTAGCAAATACTAACGAATTATTGTTATTGTAAAGGTAGAGCCTGTTATCTTGTATAGGAAGGTGTCCCCATTTGCTTCAATTTCCCTTGAGGAAATACAGCAGTTTACCTCTCTCTCTATTGCAGAAGCTTTTGTTCAGATGAGAAACAAAACATCAAatcaggcttcccctccccccccccccccgacacataGTGTACTGATTTACTCCCTCGTGGTTTGGGGTTTCACGGAGGGTATTTTGTTGTTTTGGGAAGCAAAGGCGGTAATCTTCTCGCTTCAAGCTGCATCTAATGTATAAATTTAGTTTGGTGGGGCTGGAAACTGAAAATTTACTCACATAAGGTAGCTGTGCTCCAGTAACCGTGGTCTGTATATGCACTTTGCACAAAAGCTCCAATCTGGCACgctataaagcttttctttttaaaggtcaGAAATCTGACTACTGGAAAATTTGGTTTAACAAAAACCCAAACCCGACACCATCCAGTTTGGTAAGCATAGCATTTCTCAAAGTAGTCCAAGAGGTTGCCCTCCCTACTCTCCTCCATCCAGAAAACCCCTCACCCAAAAGGACACAGATATCCAATGACTCACTATGGCATGTTCCAAATCCATTTcctttctaaaaagaaaagaagaccCACAGTGCATTGTGTTGTGcttttgttatatgtaaagtagtGACCATAGTTCAAAAACCAAAAAAGTTTTGTCACTTAAACTGCATCCTGTTATTGTAGAGTAGTGTGATCTTGATTAAAGCTCACTTTTCTGCATTATGATTagcttaaaaagaaataaatgcacTCAGTTTTATCAATTGTTAAAGTTTATTCTTCacaactcatttttaaaattctacaatGTAACTATATATTCATGAAGTCCTAGGCTAGTATCTCTTCTGTAAGTGTAGCAAGAACTACTCATCAAAAGCTAAGACAAGGTACTATAATAAAGGAACAGGTCATTGCTTCTTACCCTGGAATATACACATAAAGACAAAACTTCCAGTAAATACTGATCACTCAAACATTTGCATGGAATGAGGTGTTCAGACTTCTAAACAATTCATTTTGAAGAGACAccatgtgtgcgcgcacacacgaCTATATACATGAACTCTGAAGAGGTTTTTGGGTATCTGCTACACCTGCCATGTAAATCAAGTCAGTTACAGATAAATACTTCATAAAAAGGAGGAGAGATGCAAGAGTGATAGTTACACATTATGTTAATCTGCCTACGTTTTTCCATGCATATTGTTTAGGTCAAGCTGAAGTTTACTGAAGAGATTTGTAACAATAGCTCTTGAAACTAATTGCTTACATGAATTTGGAAATAGTTCTAAGAATACgcaatttattgtttttataagTCTGAAATCTAGTCTTATTTCCCCTGAACAGAGCCACAAGTGGAATAAGTTAGCAAAATGTATGTTTTAGCCAGTGTCTTCTTTAAACTGGAAAAGAGTCAAAGCACAATTTGGACAATGAGGTAAGTCCTAAAATCTCAAGTGACAGTTCTGTTTTTCAAAACACAGAACTCCAAATAAGATGATGTCCTAGCTATTCTTAAAGtccagttttttgtttgtttttttaaaaatcacaaaacccCACGCCTTATAAGCGTGAAATTgtggctctattgaagtcaatggcaaaaaaagCTTCCATGGACTTCAAGAGAGCCAAGATTTCAGAAACATTTAAGGCTCATCATAGCCTTCAGAGACACATGCACTTCTACGGAATTCAGTAGAATCTGCATAGGTGTATCGCGGGCAGAGCTGGACAAGGGTGCTATATAGTTTACATATGTTGCCCATTTAGATTTTGATCTCCTGCTATaagaaaatgttacattttgtgAACAGACTTAAGAGCATGTGAGGTGACTTGTGCGCTCTGGTCAATTTATTCTTCCCATTTGCTACTTCAGATAAGATGGCTTGAATATAAACCACTTGAAAAAGTTAAGACAACACCCCCTTGAGGGTCTTTTAGGGGAGTTGGGTGGGGTAAGGAAATGAAAATGTGTATTGATGGAGCTTTCAGCCAGTCCTGACTTTGCCAGATTTTTGTCTGGTGATGTTGTTAGCCAACGGTCGTGCACTAAACAGcccccctgccgcccccccccaccccataccaTCCCTCCAATGAAGTGCATTATAAATACTTCAACATGACACTGGCTACCAAGAACAGGTTCAGAGACTGCAATTCATGTTTGTttctcccccatctccctgccagaAAACAAGACATTATAGAAAgatgcctctctcctccccagtctTAGTGGAACCCTCAATAGCTTTGTGTACCTGTGTCTTGCCATTGTCAATCTGTACAGTACGTGCATCTCAGACAAATTGAAAGCAAGCTTTGACAAGAGTAAATAGCAACTAAATTCCTGCAACAGATACGAATACCATATTACGTGCCCCTTATTCCTTCACTTTAGCGATGTAATCAGCCAGTTTGTTGATGTTCTCTTCCTGCTGTTCAAGGGCATCAAGTATTATGCCCATGGGGGTCTTCTTCAAACCTATTCCTTCCATTTTATTCTCCAGTTTGTTCTTTATGCTCCGAAGCCTCAGAGACGCATGGATAAATATCACTAAGAACAGAAATACATGTTTGTTAACTGACATGCCTCCATTTAATACCTAGGTTCTTTTTTTAGTGCTCCTCATCTGGCACTTTGACTCTGTAAATGAGCTGACATCCAAAAGTAGGAAGCTGGAAGTCTAACACGTATGCACTGATATGGTTTGCTTAAGAAATCATGTAAGTATATGCCCTACCTCCAATATAGTTTAttgttcttaaaaaggaaaaactatagATTCCTTCAAGTTTCACTTGCTAGCAGCCTTGAAAGTCAGTTGTAGAAGATTTGTTTTAGGACAATTTTTAAAACCTCAAATTTTGTATATTAAGTGAAGCCAAGCATTAATTCAGAGTGAATAGACTTGAGCTTTTAGTTCTAATCATGGGAAGGGGGGAGAAACGCTATACTTACACAGCAGAGGAAATGTTATCCCAAATATGAACACCATGACACCTCCAAAATAGGATATCAAGAAGTAACTAGACAGCAGGATGGCTACCACAAACGCAGTTGGGTACTGCTTCTTGAACTTGCGAAGGATGTCTTTGTTGTGTGATGCCCACACAAAACCTGTGAACACCAGCACTACTACAATGCCACCAAGGATCATGTTCAGTGGGCTCAGAAATCTGGGGAGAAAGTGAGGGAAAAGTGTTTGAGCAACATCTTCATTTTAGAACATACAAATTATGCATTTAGTTTGAGTGTCTCACTATTACATGAGTAGGAAGATAGAGACCATTGACAAGGCTTATGCTTCAGTGCCTCAAAACCCTTATCAGCCAGCTTCTGACATTCACATGTCGTGCTTTGTTAGCCACAAGTTGTCATGCAAAGACCATAAGCCATTGGTAAGTGATGCACTGAATTAGTATTGTTCCTGTGTGTATTTACACACACTATTCTCCCCTGCCCTGGTTTTTGGAGGAGTTCAGTACTCATGAAAGCAAGGAACTCACATCTGGCTAAAGAGTCCTGACAGGAATCACTGTCAGCACATCTAAATGCCACCACCCATTTCACTCCTGGGCCTTTCTTGAGCAGCATCCAACAGTAATGCCAGATAGTGTGATGGCCTAGTGCTTGCTGGGACTTTTCTCCATTTGTGGCTTAAAACAGGATCTAACCTAGTCTTCAGGAGGTGAGAATGCTAGTGATTACCCACTGTACTGCCTTGAGCTTCAGATAAGGTTCAGGCCAGGATGTTACGTTtacatttcccctcccctgcctatTATGCAGAATGGTACTCTGACTTCTATTTGTACTCTAAATCTTCAGATGTTGTAAATGTAAGAGAGAAGAGATGCAGAGATAATCAAAATCAAACCCAAAAGTCAGGACAGTCTGTATCCCTATGTAGGGCAATTACTTTCATCAGCGTGACAGGTGCAAACTGCAGGTAGAAGGTCTCTCTCAGGGTCAGAAAGAATTAGGGTCTGGGACAGagttgatggacctgtcctcatAAGCTTAATTCTTTTTCTGAGCCATTTATACTTTTGGACTTTACAATGTCCCCTGGGaatgagctccacaggttgactgtgcattgtgtgaagggAGTACTTCCTTTTGGTTGTTTTAAGCCCACAGTTAACAGTTCTGTTTGTATGACCAAGATGATCCTGATTTGCCACTCTGTCAAATGGGGTTCATCCCTACTATAGCAATTCCAGTATTTCAGGCCATCATTCATCTCAGACATAACCACATGTAACACTAAAGTTAAGTGACCAGCCCACACTTACATCAGCAATAAGCTTGGTGCATCCCGTTGGACAACTGCTGTAGCATGTGGTAGCATTTACAGTCTGTCCTTAACATCCAACAAAAACGAAGAGCCATTTCACACACATTATCGTTACACTGGCAGTATTTGTATCCACTACTCTGACAAAGGGTTCTGTAGGAAAGGGGAAACTCATCACTTTTGTTTGAAGCAACTCATCTCCAGTTTCCTCTGTAGATCAGCTGTCCCAACAAGGATGGGACAACTGGgctgaaaataaaaaccaagTTAGCTACCCACCTGCTCCTGTTATTCACgtctgagctccagcatggcacaaAGAAACTCTGATAGGTCAGGCCTGTTTGCAATATTTGAGTCATTTGTCTTGCAGTCAGCCACAGACTATATTTAGTTTAACAGTCTCTTAAGCTTCCAGGCTGGAAAAAGTGACCAACTTTACTCCAGGCAGAAGTTATTTTAAATCTGTGCTCTGCTGCAGCAGGATTTCTGATCAGACTATGCTAGTAATGctggtatatattttttttaagtctaaatacacctcctttccccctccaccagGAGGATTAACCTTGTTAACTTCTATGAGAAATGACCTGCTCTGTTTAACAGTTTGCCAGTAGCCGGTCACTAGATTTGGGTTCAGGAGGTTGTCCCCAGTTAAACATTTGTAGGAAAGTTGATATATTCTACTTCAACATTCagaagcttttatttatttttccactttAGAAGTTGGGGGTTTGTATAAATCACTTCCACCCAAACATTAAATGGAATAAAATTTTTCTCCCTATTGACAAGTAGTTCATACCAAATCTctactttacattttttttaaagttgtattcTAGGGAGTTTGTGCAGCTGAACTTCCTCAGCTGCAAGTGATCCCACAAGACAGCTTTTCCGAGGAAAGAGTTAATCTGAAGTACATGCTTTCTGAAGTGGGATGAATTGCAAAGAGTACAAAGAAGCAGCCAGTGTAAGTATCAAATAAGATCATTCAGAGCCACATCAAAGCAGATTAGTAGTAGTGCTGTCCAAAGAACATGAATATTCATGTGAGCCATGTGGTTCAGATTCCCCAACACTCTTGAATTCAATTTGGATGTTCTGTGTTATGCCATTTTCCCTGTAACATCATCACTGAAAGCCATCTGTATTATGCAGTACTCCTTTCTGCTCCCACAGTGCTACAACAGAATCATGCTCACAAGAAATAAATGCCATCAGAGAGAAGGAGTAAATCCACACCTATAGGCTGAAAGTCTGTAGTTACAGGGGTGTTTGGAGGAATTGTAAGTAGGGGGCAGAAGACATCTGATCAGCAAGATGATGTTAAGAGGAGGTACTGAGTTGTTGAAATCTGAATTCTAAGACCCATGGCTTGCAGTTATCACAGGCTATAGGTTAGGTTTTCCTAAGGCTACACACACAATCCAATGTCTGTTTATATTTTAGAGACATACCATGCTACCTCTCATCTTGGTAGCATTTTCCATGATGGCCTGGTCAAGGGTGTAAATCAACATACAAAAAAGTGAAGGTGATGATACTGTGTTGAGGGTGAGCCTAGTCACAGTCACAAGGCAGTTAGCAAAAAGCTTTGCTACACAGTAAGAAACAAAGGTTGCACAGAGAGGGGATAGCCCAGCTGGCTAGTTTTTTCAGCAGCTAAGAATTCAAATAGTCCTTTTGTACGAAAAGCTGGCACTAGGCATAAgtagactaagcaattgcttagggccccccGTTAATTATTATGTTGGGGGGGAAATATTCCTGCTGATGTCCCCCAGTGGGTTAGCACCATTTGTAAATTAAGGATGGCAGACAGTGCTCCAGTGAGTTTGCTCTTTTACATGAGTCTAGgttaggggtcggcaacctttcagaagtgctatgccaagtcttcatttattcactctaatttacggtttcacatgccagtaatacattaacatttttagaaggtctctttctataagtctataatatagaactaaactattgttgtaagtaaataaaagtttttaaaatgtttaagcagcttcatgtaaaattaaattaaaatgcagagccgccggattggtggccaggacccaggcagtgtgagtgccactgaaaatcagcttgtgtgccgtctttggcacgcatgccataggttgcttaccctggTCTAGGCAGAGGATAGTTCAAGAGGTGGCACTGTGTCAAGCTTTTAAAGTAGGGATGCTTTAAGAACAGAGCTAGATTGAGCCTGTGCTTTATTTAGCAGCTGTCACACCTGTCAGCTTGTTTTGCTTTGCATGTGACCTTACTTCAGGAAAGTCTCTATTAAAACACTGGCAGAACCTTTGCTTCTTATTGTGTAGCAGAGCTTTTTGCTAACTGCCTTGTGAATGTGACTAGGCTTACCCTCAACACAATATCATCATTTAGAGGGAATACATATATGCACCCTTTCTCTAGAGGCCCAAGAAAGTTATGCCTCTGTTCCCCCGCACCCACATTCCAGTAAGTGAGCAGGCATGAGTTATTTCAAGAGAGCACAaattcaaattctgccctcagttacatgtATGcgatcccactgaagccagtacaATTTGCATAGTACAATTTAACTGATGGCAGAATTTAGTCCTGTACATTTAAGCAAGTGGGATTGCCAGGTGTCTGACCAgaacgcccagtcaaaaagggaccctggcagctcgcTTTTAGAAGTCCAGTTGGCAGGCAGCAGGTGCCTTGGCTGCCGTGGCTCCACGtggttcccagaagcagtggcaggtACCCCTCTGGCTCCTTAGGTGTAGGGGCAGCTAGGgatctccatgcgctgcccccacccctagcaccggctctgcagctcccattggccaggaaccgcagttaatgggagctgcaggggtggcgcctgaggcagcatgcagctgcctgaggtaagtgctgcccagagcctgcacccctgatactgcaccccccacacatcaaccccctgccccagccctgatctccctcctgccctctgaccccctcagtcccagtctggagcactctcctgcaccccaaatcccttatccctggccccacccccaagtctgcacccccagctggagtcctcatctCCCCCCACAAacctctaccccagcccagagccccctcctgcaccctaaatgcctcatttctagccccaccccagaacccacaccccctgcccagagcctgtacccccacccacaccccaaccccctgcctcagcctggagcccctcacatactctgaaccccttgactccactccccagcctggacccccttcctgcacctgaaatccctcatccctggccctatcCCAGAGCtcgcatccccagctggagccctcaccccttcctgcacccaacccccacaagctagcccagtgaaaatgagcaagtgagggaGGATGGGGAGAGCAAGTGGGGATGGAGTAAGCAGGAGGCGGTacctcagaggagggggcagggcagaggtttttgattttgtgcaagtagaaagttggcaaccctataagCAAGCATAATAGGGATAAAATTTTCAACCCTTATGAGTTACCACAGATGTGTTATTACTGGGTGAACTAAGTCTATTTAGTATTTCAGACACTGCTAGCATCCTGagatctcaaagagcttcacATACATGAAACAGCTACTGAAGCACTATctaggaatagaagccaggagaCCAGGTACCAATATCCCTCTGCTAAGGCCACTACTCACCATTCCCTCAGATGCCTCCCAAATTTTGCTTCGTCATGTAGGAGGCTAACCACATTAAAAAATGCATCCATattcaaagaaacaaaacagaagtgcTGCTCACCCTCACTGTTTTTACCCTtccagttgtgtgtgttttttgtttttaagcccTACTCCtccaagcaattaaaaataaagtggcaTTTTGCTGCTTTGGAGTCATCTTCTTGCATAGGGAATTATTCCAACT
This genomic window from Chelonoidis abingdonii isolate Lonesome George chromosome 17, CheloAbing_2.0, whole genome shotgun sequence contains:
- the ARL6IP5 gene encoding PRA1 family protein 3; translation: MDVQVAPRRAWDDFFPGFERFAWPDFKDVSKWNNRVVSNLLYYQTNYLLLAAVVISIVGFLSPLNMILGGIVVVLVFTGFVWASHNKDILRKFKKQYPTAFVVAILLSSYFLISYFGGVMVFIFGITFPLLLIFIHASLRLRSIKNKLENKMEGIGLKKTPMGIILDALEQQEENINKLADYIAKVKE